In Candidatus Wallbacteria bacterium, a genomic segment contains:
- a CDS encoding P1 family peptidase — protein MRIAVAYNLPREDSPQFRKDYEEIFIDEISTVIRELGDTPVPIEVSGKPDFIAEKILSTEPDMIFNLADGNRNKTQMAFYPSLFEQQGIPYIGSNSNTFHISFSSFLFQSISSSHKVLVPDTLYVKDPGQKIRGEIDFPVLIKPHKLDLAPDIKRDILVDNPKKYREKIRRMLSRHPEGLVLESFIRGRKIRVLVIEGMEKAITAINFSELSSGRKKKLPDLTELEPRLNTLAVDIFKSLAASDFGEIIFIRNDEGELYFVNFNPMPSLFPESEYYKYFLSKGMDFRFVIRSIIQSAKQRYKIYFTYSPKPPFKARKLLPPRSTVRELGLEIGIFPTGKFNAITDVKGVKVGHLTYVEDNVEIPGSAELTSVRTGVTAILPTEGNIYEHPFVAGGFVLNGIGEMIGLNQVMEWGWIESPIVLTNTMSVGEVHTGIVSYMTSKYSGLGTISDVIIPVVGETDDSFLHDVRVKRTTPNDAIRALNRAKGGPVIQGSIGAGTGMTTFDFAGGIGSSSRMLPIEEGGYTIGVLVLSNFGNMRNLTIDGAVVGRELDKLYEQEIRRNYSYGSIIVVIATDAPLIAGQLNRICKRAALGLGRVGSHAATTSGEIIIAFSTGNRFYREARGKSHYQTMKFLSISQINSFYEAVIEATEEAVLNAIFCSNGMDGRSGRFCPSIPHDRVLDILRRGRKV, from the coding sequence ATGAGAATCGCTGTTGCATATAATCTCCCTCGCGAAGATTCACCTCAATTCAGAAAAGACTATGAAGAAATATTCATTGATGAAATTTCCACTGTGATCAGGGAACTGGGTGACACACCTGTGCCAATCGAAGTTTCCGGGAAACCCGACTTCATTGCCGAGAAAATTCTCTCCACCGAGCCGGACATGATTTTCAACCTGGCCGACGGGAATCGCAATAAGACCCAGATGGCTTTTTATCCTTCCCTGTTTGAACAGCAGGGTATTCCTTACATCGGCAGCAATTCCAATACTTTTCACATCAGTTTTTCCAGCTTCCTTTTTCAGAGCATCTCCAGCAGCCACAAAGTCCTTGTCCCTGATACACTCTACGTCAAGGACCCGGGGCAGAAGATCAGGGGGGAAATCGATTTTCCGGTTTTGATCAAGCCTCATAAACTGGACCTCGCTCCAGACATCAAGAGAGACATTTTAGTGGATAACCCCAAAAAATACCGGGAAAAGATCAGACGCATGCTCAGCAGGCATCCCGAAGGTCTTGTGCTGGAGTCATTCATCAGAGGCAGGAAAATCCGGGTGCTGGTGATCGAAGGAATGGAAAAGGCAATTACAGCCATCAATTTCTCGGAGCTGTCCAGCGGGCGTAAGAAGAAACTGCCTGACCTCACGGAACTGGAACCCCGTCTGAATACTTTGGCCGTGGATATCTTCAAATCCCTGGCTGCAAGCGATTTCGGCGAAATAATCTTCATCAGAAATGATGAGGGAGAACTTTATTTCGTAAATTTCAATCCCATGCCTTCACTCTTTCCGGAAAGTGAATATTATAAATATTTTCTAAGCAAAGGGATGGACTTCCGCTTTGTGATCAGATCCATCATCCAGTCCGCAAAACAGCGCTACAAGATTTATTTCACATACAGCCCCAAACCGCCATTCAAGGCGCGCAAACTGCTTCCTCCCAGATCTACAGTCAGGGAACTGGGACTTGAAATCGGAATCTTTCCGACCGGTAAATTCAATGCCATCACTGATGTCAAGGGTGTGAAGGTAGGGCATTTGACCTATGTCGAGGACAATGTGGAAATTCCGGGTTCAGCTGAACTCACTTCTGTCCGGACTGGTGTGACTGCAATTCTTCCTACTGAAGGCAACATCTATGAACATCCGTTTGTGGCAGGCGGTTTCGTGCTCAATGGAATCGGTGAAATGATCGGTCTCAACCAGGTGATGGAATGGGGATGGATCGAATCCCCGATTGTGCTCACCAACACCATGTCTGTAGGTGAAGTTCATACAGGAATAGTATCGTATATGACTTCTAAATATTCCGGGCTTGGCACGATTTCAGATGTGATCATACCCGTAGTCGGAGAAACTGATGACTCATTCCTGCACGATGTGCGGGTCAAGCGCACTACTCCCAACGACGCAATCAGAGCTCTCAACCGGGCTAAAGGCGGCCCTGTGATTCAGGGCTCGATCGGAGCGGGAACCGGTATGACCACATTCGATTTCGCAGGCGGCATCGGCAGCAGTTCGCGGATGCTCCCCATCGAGGAAGGGGGCTACACTATCGGTGTACTGGTGCTTTCGAATTTCGGCAACATGCGCAACCTGACCATCGATGGAGCGGTAGTCGGAAGGGAATTGGACAAACTATACGAACAGGAGATCCGGCGAAACTACAGCTATGGGTCGATCATCGTGGTAATCGCCACCGACGCTCCACTGATCGCCGGACAGCTCAACCGGATCTGCAAGAGGGCTGCCTTAGGGCTGGGCCGGGTAGGTTCACACGCAGCCACTACCAGCGGTGAAATCATCATCGCCTTTTCCACGGGTAACCGTTTTTACCGGGAGGCCAGGGGTAAGAGCCATTATCAGACAATGAAATTCCTGAGCATTTCCCAGATCAATTCTTTTTACGAAGCAGTGATCGAAGCTACCGAAGAAGCTGTTTTGAACGCAATTTTCTGCTCAAACGGCATGGACGGACGTTCAGGCCGTTTCTGCCCTTCGATACCTCACGACAGGGTGCTTGACATCCTGAGGCGGGGCAGGAAGGTTTAA
- a CDS encoding ATP-grasp domain-containing protein, whose translation MKIGMTYDLKDDYVAEGWSDEDAAEFDSVETVEAIDASLKKLGHKTDRIGHFKSLVNRLARGDRWDLVFNIAEGIYGVGREAQVPAILDAYQIPYTFSDTVIMALTLQKALTKWVVQDLGVPTPDFVVVRKLLDITQVNLAYPLFAKPVAEGTGKGVTSKSKIADKKELTTACRELLERFKQPVLIERYLPGREFTVVVVGTGSNSQALGVMEIILKPVAEQNAYSYLNKENYKEVVEYEFPEDEVAEAAKKLAVQVHVGLNCRDSSRSDFRMDEHGNLQFMEINPIAGLHPVNSDMPIICNHYGIDFDTLIKIILDSAMERVVK comes from the coding sequence GTGAAGATAGGCATGACCTATGATCTCAAGGATGATTATGTTGCAGAAGGCTGGAGCGACGAAGATGCAGCCGAATTCGACAGTGTTGAGACTGTCGAGGCCATTGACGCCTCTCTCAAGAAACTTGGACATAAAACTGACAGGATAGGACATTTCAAATCACTGGTAAACAGACTGGCCCGCGGTGACAGATGGGATCTTGTTTTCAACATTGCAGAAGGCATTTACGGAGTGGGCAGGGAAGCCCAGGTCCCGGCGATTCTCGATGCCTACCAGATACCCTACACTTTTTCCGACACTGTGATCATGGCTCTGACCCTGCAGAAAGCCCTCACCAAGTGGGTGGTGCAGGATCTGGGAGTTCCTACTCCCGATTTTGTGGTGGTCAGAAAACTCCTGGACATAACTCAGGTAAACCTGGCTTACCCGCTTTTTGCGAAACCTGTGGCTGAAGGAACAGGGAAAGGGGTTACCTCTAAATCCAAAATCGCTGATAAAAAAGAACTGACCACTGCCTGCCGCGAACTGCTGGAGCGCTTCAAGCAGCCTGTACTGATCGAACGCTACCTGCCTGGTCGTGAATTCACTGTGGTGGTGGTTGGAACAGGCAGCAATTCCCAGGCCCTCGGAGTGATGGAGATCATCCTGAAACCCGTAGCCGAACAGAACGCATATTCCTACCTTAATAAGGAAAATTACAAGGAAGTTGTGGAATATGAATTTCCTGAGGATGAAGTGGCTGAAGCGGCCAAGAAACTCGCTGTGCAGGTGCATGTCGGGCTGAACTGCAGGGATTCTTCCAGATCCGATTTCCGGATGGACGAGCACGGAAATCTTCAGTTCATGGAAATCAACCCGATCGCCGGTCTGCATCCTGTAAATTCGGATATGCCGATCATCTGCAACCATTATGGCATAGATTTCGACACTTTGATCAAAATCATCCTGGATTCGGCGATGGAGCGAGTCGTCAAGTGA
- a CDS encoding tetratricopeptide repeat protein has translation MKILISLLLSGLLTTGQAFCQENKTINEVSFGTTIEVSTLSRRGQDCFFMFYSPKSEKCQNMMNFIRDYGAGNHGVYITIVNIDRKAHKEIDWDSPVSRQYGLKTLPYYILVDSQGKFSDGEEAWKVFSGKLFHFFEEKMAKKISFLHEDSSIYCEFGSFYMEFGEFGKAAEKYRRAVELTGSENEKILYDFACALSRAGRPEEALKNLEKALFLAKKRHTEELLQYFKQDIDLEPLAEQSGFQALLDKY, from the coding sequence ATGAAAATTCTGATTAGCTTGCTGCTTTCCGGATTGCTCACGACTGGTCAGGCCTTTTGTCAGGAAAATAAAACAATCAATGAAGTATCTTTCGGGACGACAATTGAAGTCAGCACACTTTCACGCAGGGGGCAGGACTGCTTTTTCATGTTTTACAGCCCCAAAAGCGAAAAGTGCCAGAACATGATGAATTTCATCAGGGATTACGGGGCGGGAAACCACGGCGTTTACATCACAATTGTAAATATCGACCGGAAAGCTCACAAAGAAATTGACTGGGATTCTCCTGTTTCAAGGCAATATGGATTGAAAACACTGCCTTATTATATCCTGGTCGACAGCCAGGGGAAATTCTCGGATGGAGAGGAGGCCTGGAAGGTATTTTCAGGAAAACTGTTCCACTTCTTTGAAGAAAAGATGGCAAAAAAAATCTCGTTTCTCCATGAAGACAGCTCCATATATTGCGAATTCGGTTCTTTCTACATGGAATTCGGGGAATTCGGAAAAGCTGCTGAAAAATACCGGAGGGCCGTGGAACTGACCGGCAGCGAGAATGAGAAAATACTATATGACTTTGCCTGCGCACTATCCAGAGCAGGTCGACCGGAAGAAGCTTTGAAAAATCTGGAAAAAGCCCTGTTCCTGGCTAAGAAGCGCCACACTGAAGAGTTGCTGCAGTATTTCAAGCAAGACATTGACCTGGAGCCGCTTGCCGAGCAATCAGGATTCCAGGCACTGCTGGATAAATATTGA
- a CDS encoding DUF2087 domain-containing protein: MDFPAELKNFLDQDGKLKQWPTKRSLQLLALNHLYTQFEVGKKYAESEVNQILRNSHTFENPALLRRDMIDAKLLYRTKDCKEYWIEKKETEAKT, encoded by the coding sequence ATGGATTTTCCTGCAGAACTGAAGAATTTTCTCGACCAGGATGGCAAACTGAAGCAGTGGCCCACCAAGCGCAGCCTGCAGCTTTTAGCCCTGAATCATCTGTATACACAGTTCGAAGTCGGCAAAAAATATGCGGAATCTGAAGTCAACCAGATCCTCAGGAACAGCCATACTTTTGAAAACCCGGCTCTCCTGCGCAGGGACATGATTGACGCCAAGCTTCTATACAGGACGAAAGACTGCAAGGAATACTGGATAGAAAAGAAAGAAACTGAAGCCAAGACTTAG
- a CDS encoding mechanosensitive ion channel, which translates to MIEKIFFRNQIWSWKFLGNSFSSYAIAVLTLLFAFSCMRFVKNFFLRRLKFLASAGKLRAESIIPKLVEKYLFPLLYYLAFYFAVNELDLSVAIKKLVDWFGLIFVIVQTTRFAICVTVYFLEEHWFKQEGSRISPTTSAGITGTVRLIFWILCSTIILDNLGFSLTTILAGMGIGGMAIALASQHILNDLFNYFVIFFDRPFEEGDFIMVGESQGTVREIGIKTTRLESVSGEQIVFSNSDLTGSRIRNYHKMVRRRVSFDLTVAHGIPTTKLKAIPEIVKRIISGTQSVDFDYCFFGEITENGLKFEAAYYLNARDFSAHAEARQKINLGITEEFEREKINLALPTRIIILDKSETA; encoded by the coding sequence TTGATCGAGAAAATATTTTTCAGAAATCAAATCTGGTCCTGGAAGTTTCTGGGCAACTCTTTTTCCAGCTATGCGATTGCAGTCCTGACTTTACTGTTTGCTTTTTCCTGCATGCGTTTCGTGAAGAATTTCTTTCTGCGGCGGCTTAAATTCCTGGCTTCAGCCGGAAAACTCCGAGCTGAAAGCATCATTCCCAAGCTGGTGGAAAAGTATCTTTTTCCTTTGCTCTATTATCTGGCATTTTACTTTGCCGTGAATGAACTTGACCTGAGCGTAGCCATTAAAAAACTTGTGGACTGGTTTGGCCTGATCTTTGTGATTGTCCAGACCACGAGATTCGCCATCTGCGTGACTGTCTATTTCCTGGAAGAGCACTGGTTCAAGCAGGAGGGCTCGCGAATCTCTCCCACTACCTCGGCAGGTATCACAGGAACAGTCAGACTGATTTTCTGGATTCTCTGCTCTACCATCATCCTCGACAACCTGGGTTTCAGCCTTACCACCATTCTTGCCGGTATGGGCATCGGAGGCATGGCGATCGCTCTGGCTTCCCAGCATATCCTGAATGATCTCTTCAATTATTTCGTGATTTTTTTCGATCGGCCTTTCGAGGAAGGTGATTTCATAATGGTCGGAGAATCACAGGGTACAGTCCGCGAAATCGGGATTAAAACCACCCGCCTGGAAAGCGTCAGCGGGGAACAGATAGTGTTTTCCAATTCAGACCTGACAGGCAGCAGGATCAGAAATTACCATAAAATGGTGCGCCGCCGCGTCTCTTTCGATCTGACTGTCGCTCATGGCATACCCACGACCAAATTGAAGGCCATCCCTGAAATTGTGAAACGGATCATTTCCGGAACCCAAAGCGTGGATTTTGATTACTGTTTTTTCGGGGAAATCACTGAAAACGGCCTTAAATTCGAAGCAGCCTACTATCTGAATGCCAGGGATTTTTCCGCACATGCCGAAGCCAGGCAGAAAATCAATCTGGGGATCACAGAAGAGTTTGAACGTGAAAAAATCAACCTGGCACTTCCCACCAGGATCATAATCCTGGATAAATCTGAAACCGCTTGA
- a CDS encoding fused MFS/spermidine synthase encodes MKKTIFLIFFLSGLSALIYEVVWFRVFARVLGNSTYSSTVTITAFMLGMALGSGILGKISRKWAKPLWAYAGCEAFLAFYSLVFPSLVRLLDYTYLIFHPAFNSSHSGLIFLRFILSLAFLLPPAFAMGATLPLVGRYLSSGSKDFKSDLALLYSCNTAGAALGGAMTGFVLIPFLGIRLSMLTAALVNLLIAAWAFANGRIELAALVNPDQESSSSALILRNPFPALILFVTSIACMILEIALIRALSLVFGSSVYAFSLTVSVFIASLAFGSYRARILARNSGKALLFLLYSGTASIFLLPILIYLLPPMVIMLFRLFGLIGYGWFLVWQILLTFFIIVLPGFCLGGVFPLTVAEYCTGKRNTGESLGFLYALATAGDVIGTLASGFVFLPLIGMQNTINLSGMLLWMTGFFYFRKKQLNSTLPLFLIPLLFPMFYPAWDIKLLNSAVYYRPERFLQTPGSTFQPSDHRSDQKAAYVLPELLFKEEGVEAEVTVIRHQGVTSLAINGKVDASDGLDMGTQVMLGHLPFLFGGSHKNVLVIGWGSGVTAYSASLWDPEKNTAVEICEEVVQASRLFNHINHGILDHKNLRMVIDDGRNFLAATPEKYDIIISEPTNFWIAGIGSLFTREFFESARGHLKEGGLICQWFHCYDTSPEMLKIALRTFSGVFPEARGYSFSVNDLLVVSGKGDLDPVSLNRAFQVPEIREQLSRLSLNSPEDILRGELLNSEKLRAYCESGPINTDDHPLLEFLAPYSLFTPDQEIIEGIRKGQL; translated from the coding sequence TTGAAGAAGACTATTTTTCTGATATTCTTCCTCTCCGGTCTCTCAGCCCTGATTTATGAAGTTGTCTGGTTCAGGGTTTTTGCCCGTGTGCTGGGAAACTCCACATACTCATCCACAGTCACAATCACAGCCTTCATGCTGGGAATGGCGCTAGGCAGCGGAATTCTAGGAAAAATTTCCCGTAAATGGGCGAAACCGCTTTGGGCTTATGCGGGCTGCGAGGCTTTCCTGGCGTTCTATTCGCTGGTGTTCCCATCTCTTGTCAGGCTGCTGGACTACACCTATCTCATTTTTCACCCTGCTTTCAATTCCTCTCACTCAGGCCTCATCTTTCTCAGATTTATCCTCTCCCTGGCCTTCCTGCTCCCCCCTGCTTTTGCCATGGGCGCTACATTGCCTTTAGTCGGGCGCTATCTTTCGTCCGGTTCCAAGGATTTTAAGTCCGATCTGGCTTTGCTGTATTCCTGCAATACTGCAGGAGCTGCCCTGGGTGGCGCAATGACTGGTTTTGTCCTGATCCCGTTTCTGGGTATCAGGCTCAGCATGCTGACAGCCGCCCTTGTAAACCTGCTGATCGCAGCCTGGGCCTTCGCCAATGGCAGAATCGAACTTGCCGCTTTAGTAAATCCGGACCAGGAATCTTCCTCTTCTGCATTGATCCTGCGGAATCCATTTCCGGCTTTGATATTGTTCGTAACAAGCATCGCCTGCATGATCCTGGAAATCGCACTGATCCGCGCCCTCTCACTTGTATTCGGATCATCAGTCTATGCATTTTCTCTCACAGTGTCAGTGTTCATAGCCTCGCTGGCCTTCGGAAGCTACAGAGCAAGGATCCTTGCCAGAAACAGCGGAAAAGCACTGCTTTTCCTGCTCTATTCCGGCACAGCCTCGATCTTTCTGCTCCCGATACTGATCTATCTCCTGCCCCCGATGGTGATCATGCTGTTCCGGCTGTTCGGCCTGATCGGATACGGCTGGTTCCTGGTCTGGCAGATACTGCTCACCTTTTTCATCATCGTTTTGCCGGGATTCTGCCTGGGCGGTGTTTTCCCTCTGACAGTGGCGGAGTATTGCACAGGCAAAAGGAATACAGGGGAATCTCTTGGTTTCCTGTATGCCCTGGCCACTGCTGGTGACGTGATCGGCACGCTTGCTTCCGGATTTGTTTTTTTGCCTCTGATCGGCATGCAGAACACAATCAATCTGAGCGGAATGCTGCTCTGGATGACAGGTTTTTTTTACTTCAGAAAAAAACAGCTGAACTCAACCCTCCCTCTTTTCCTGATCCCCTTGCTGTTCCCCATGTTTTATCCAGCCTGGGACATCAAATTGCTCAATTCGGCAGTGTACTATCGGCCTGAGCGATTCCTGCAGACACCTGGCTCAACTTTCCAGCCGTCAGATCACCGGTCTGATCAGAAGGCAGCATATGTTCTACCCGAGCTTCTGTTTAAAGAGGAGGGAGTGGAAGCTGAAGTAACAGTCATCAGGCATCAGGGTGTGACCAGCCTTGCCATCAACGGCAAGGTGGACGCCTCGGACGGCTTGGACATGGGCACTCAGGTGATGCTGGGTCATCTGCCGTTTTTGTTTGGGGGAAGTCACAAGAATGTTCTGGTGATAGGCTGGGGAAGCGGAGTTACTGCATATTCAGCGTCACTCTGGGACCCTGAAAAAAACACGGCAGTGGAGATCTGCGAGGAAGTGGTCCAGGCTTCACGTCTGTTCAACCATATCAATCACGGCATCCTGGATCACAAGAACCTGAGGATGGTGATAGACGACGGTCGTAACTTTCTTGCTGCCACGCCTGAAAAATACGACATCATTATCTCAGAGCCTACTAATTTCTGGATCGCAGGCATCGGCAGCCTCTTTACCAGGGAATTCTTCGAAAGCGCCAGGGGTCATTTGAAAGAAGGAGGCCTGATCTGTCAGTGGTTTCATTGCTATGACACATCCCCTGAAATGTTGAAGATCGCGCTCAGAACCTTCAGCGGAGTCTTTCCCGAGGCCCGGGGTTACTCCTTCAGCGTCAATGATCTGCTGGTTGTAAGCGGAAAAGGGGATCTTGATCCAGTCTCCCTGAACAGGGCTTTCCAAGTACCTGAAATCAGGGAACAGCTTTCCAGATTATCGCTCAATTCACCGGAAGATATTCTGAGAGGCGAACTGCTGAATTCGGAAAAGTTGAGGGCTTATTGCGAATCAGGCCCGATCAATACAGACGATCATCCTCTGCTCGAATTCCTGGCTCCATACAGTCTTTTCACCCCTGATCAGGAAATCATAGAAGGCATCAGGAAAGGCCAGTTGTAA